Genomic DNA from Candidatus Methylomirabilota bacterium:
GCGGGTCTCGAAGAACGACGGGCAGAGGACGGCGGCATGCGCGACCTCGCCGCAGAGCCCGCAGCCGACGCAGGTCTGGTCCACGTGCGCCACCGGATCCTCGCGCAGCGGGTCGGGATTGTCCTTGAGGGTGAGCGACGGGCAGCCGTTGAAGCGCATGCACGACTTGTCGCCCGTGCAGACGTCGGGGTCGACGCCGAAGCGCGGCGTCACCACCCGCCCGCCCGCCTTGAGCCGGGCCGCCGTCCGAGGCTTGACCCGGCGCTGGCGCTCGAGCTGGCACTCTGCCCGCGCGATGATCACCTTGAGTCCGCCCGCCGCCGTGGTCATGGCCTCCTTCACGGTCTCAAGCGTCTCGCCCACCCGGTAGGGATTGACGATGCGCATCCAGGGGACGCCGAGGCTCCGGATGGTCTCGGCGATGGACATGCGCACGCGCTCGCCCTGCGGGTTCTTGCCCGTGGAGGGATTGTGCTGCTGGCCGGTGGCGGAGGTGTAGAAGTTCTCGAGGATGACGAGCACCGAGTCCTGCTTGTTGAAGACGGCGTTGGCCACCCCGGTGGTGAGCCCCGAGTGCCAGAAGCCGCCGTCTCCGAGGATGGAGATGACGCGCTTCCCGAAGTTCGGCGCCACGGCATTGGAGGACGCGAGGCCGAGGCCATAGCCGAGAATAGTATTGCCCTGGTTGAAGGGCGGCAGGGTCGCGAAGGCGTGGCAGCCGATATCGGCGGCCACATGCGTCTCCCCCAATTCGCGCTGGGCGATCTTCAACGCGCTGAAGACGGGCCGCTCGGGGCAGCCCGTGCAGAAAGCGGGCGGCCGCTTGGGCAGCGCCGTCTCCAGGAGGGCCCGGCCCCGCCCCACGTGGCCCGAAAGCGCCGCGCGGCGAGACTCGGCGTCTCGTCCCAGGAAGCGCGCCAGCGCGGCCAGCACGACTTCGGGCACGAACTCGTCCTGGGCCGCCACCGTCTCCTTGCCCGCGATGCGGACGGAGAGCCCGCGATCATAGGCGAGGGCCTTGATCTCTTGCTCGATGAAGTTCGGCATGCCCTCCTCGAGCACGAGCACGCGACGCTTGCCCTCGAGGAAGTCAAGGAGCTGCTCCGGCACCAGCGGGTGGATGACGTTGAGCACGAGGACGGGAACGCGCGTCCCGCCAAACACATCGGCCTGCCCCAGGAGCTCGAGGGCGCGCAGCACCGTCGGGGTCAACCCGCCCTGGAGGATGATGCCCAGCTCCTTGTCCTCGCCGGGAATGACCTCGTTGAGCGCGTGCTCCACGACGTAGCGGCGGGCGGCGGGGAGACGCTTGTCGAACTTCTGCGCCTCCTGCGCGTAGGTCGAGGGGGGATGGGAGAGGCGAGCATAGTCGAAGGAGTGCCGGGTGAGCCGATCGCGCATGCTGATGGCGGGCCGCACATTGTCCTTGCAGACGAGCGTCCCCCGCATGTGGGCCGCGCGGATCCGGAGGCTGATGACGGAGGGCAGGTTCGAGGCCTCGGAGAGGCCGAACCCTTCCTCGACGACGCGCGCGAAGTTCTGGAGGCTCGGGCGCGGATCGAAGAGACAGAGGGAAGACTTGAGGGCGAAGGCGTGGGTGCGCTCCTGGATGACGGAGGCGCCAGCGCCATAGTCCTCGCCCACCACGATGAGGGCCCCGCCGATCACCCCGGAGGAGGCGAGGTTCGAGAGGGCATCGGCGGCGACATTGGTGCCGACGATGGACTTCCAGGTGACGGCCCCCCGCATGGGGTAGTTAATGGATGCGCCCAGGAGGGCCGCCGCGGCCGCCTCGCTGGCCGAGGCGTCCAGGTAGACGCCCATGGGCTTGAGGAGCGGCTCGTTGGCGTCGGCCATGACGTCGAGGAGATGGGAGACGGGCGCCCCCGGGTAGCCGCCGACATAGGAGACGCCCGACTGCAAGAGCGCCTTGGTGATGGCGAGGATGCCCTCGCCCCGGAGCACTTGCCCCTGTCCGAAGCCAAGCTGCTTGACTTCCTCCGCGAACGACCGTTCCATAGAGCCCTCTTTTACCACACTCCGCGAGCGGAGGACGGCCATGCCCCACTCGACCAGCCGCGACGGCGTCAGGATCTACTTCGAGGAGCACGGCCGCGGGGAGCCCGTCCTCCTCGCCTATGGCATCGGCGGCAATGCGGGCATGTGGGAGCCGAACATCCGGGCCCTCTCGGCGAGCCACCGTCTGATTCTCTGGGAGCCGCGCGGGCATGCCCGGTCGGACAGCCCTGAAGATCCCCGCCAGGTGACCTTCGGCCACTGGGTCGGGGACCTCCACGATCTCATGGACCACCTGAGCCTCGAGCGGGCCACCGTCGGTGGCTTGAGCCTCGGCGGCGGCATCGCCACGCGCTTCACCCTGGCCCATCCCGACCGCGTCCGCGCGCTGGTGATCGTCTCCTCGTCCTCGGCCTGCGGGCTGCCCCTGAGCGTGGAGAACATCGTGATGCGCGCGAAGAGCATCGAGGTGACCCTCAAGGGCGGCATGGACGCCATGGCCAACTTCGCCATCGAGTCCAATCCGAACGTGGCCGGCCGGCTCAAGCTCGATCCGTCGGCGCGGAAGGAGATCTTCGAGTATTACCGGATGCTGACGCCCATCGGCTATGCCAATGCCCTCCGGGCGCTCCTTCAGATGGACTACATCACCGAGCGGCTAGGGGAGATCGAGGTCCCCACGCTCCTCGTGTGCGGGGACCAGGACCTCTCGCTCGGGCCCATGCGGGAGATACAGAAGCGGATTCCTCAGGCCAAGTTCGCCCTCCTCGCCCCGGCCAGTCACTTCGCCAACCGGGATCAGCCCGAGGCCTTCAACCTCGCCGTCGTCGAGTTCCTGACGAGCCTCGGCTGAGGCGGATGCTGCTGCCCGGCACGCGCTCGCCCGTGTCGGCGCGGAAATAGCCGAGTCGCACCTCGCGCCCTGAATCGGCGTGGACGAGGCGCGCCCGCTTGTAGACGTGGCGGGCCCCCCAGGCGGCCAGCGCTCCCACCACCACCCCCAGCTCCTTGCCCTTGTCCGTCAGGTCGTACTCGGCCCGCGGCGGGTGATCGGAGTAGAAGCGGCGCGTCACCAGACCGTGCTCCTCCATGAGCTTGAGGCGGTCGGACAGGATATTGGGCGCGATGCCGGGCAGCGAAGCCTGGAGATCCTGGAACCGGCGCGTGCCCCCGAGGAGGTCTCGCACCATGAGAAGCGTCCAGCGATCGCCCACGATCTCGAGGGTCTTGGCCACGGGGCAGCGCTGGCCGTAGATCTTGGGCATGCCCGCATTGTAGGCGGGGGCTTGACAGAAAAGCAAGTCACTATTATTTTACAAGTCATGAGCCCGACGGCCGCCGCGGCGCCCTTCTCCTCCTCCATGTCCGCCCGCACGAGGCAGCTCCTCGAAGACCCCGTCGCGCCCACCCTGCTCCGCCTGGCCGCCCCCAATGTGCTCGTCATGGTGCTCCAGGCCGTCCTGACCACCCTGGACGCCGTCTTCGTGGGCTGGCTCGGATCCGCGGCCCTGGCCGGTGTCTCGCTCGTGTACCCGCTCGTCATGCTCATGCAGACCATGTCGGCCGGCGGGATGGGCGGCGGCGTGGCCTCCGCGGTGGCGCGGGCCCTCGGCGCGGGGCGACGGGCCGAGGCTCAGGCCCTCGCCGCTCACGCCGTCCTCATCGCCCTCGTCATGGCGGCCTTGTTCACCGGAGGTCTCCTGCTGGGCGGGCCCTGGATCTACCGGGCCATGGGCGGGACTTCGGAGACGCTCGAGGCGGCCGTGACCTATTCCCACGTGGTCTTCGGCGGCGCCGTCGTCTACTGGCTCGTCAACACGCTCTCGAGCATAGTCCGCGGCACCGGTACCATGGCCCTTCCCGCCGCCATCATGGCCGGCTCCGCCGTCATCTACCTGGCCCTGGCCCCCGCGCTGGTGCTGGGCTGGGGGCCCTTCCCCCGCCTGGGCATCGCGGGCACAGCGGCGGCGAACGTAGCCGCTTTCGGCACGGCCGCGCTCGTGCTGGTCATCTATCTCTGTTCGCCAAGGAGCGCGGTGCGGCTGTCCTTCCGGGGCCTCCGCCTCCGCCGCGAGCACTTCTGGGAGATCCTTCGCGTCGGCGCGCCCGGCTCCCTCAACACCATCCTCACCAACTTGACCGTGGTGCTGATGACGGGCCTCGTCGGTCCCTTTGGCACCGCGGCGCTCGCCGGCTATGGCATGGGCGCGCGGCTCGAGTACCTCCAGATCCCTCTCGTCTTCGGAATGGGCTCGGCGCTGGTCGCCATGGTGGGCACCAATGTGGGCGCGGGGCAGCTCGCGCGAGCCGAGCGCATCGCCTGGACAGGCGCGGGCCTGGCCGCGGCGGCCACGGCGTCCATCGGACTCCTCGCGGCGGCTTTCCCGCGCGCCTGGCTCGGCCTCTTCACGTCGGATCCCCACGTGCAGGCGGTGGGCGCGACCTATCTCCTGATCGTGGGCCCGACCTATGGCTTCTTCGGGCTCGGCCTCGCCCTCTACTTCGCCTCGCAAGGCGCGGGCCGCCTCGCCTGGCCCCTCACCGGCGGGTTTCTCCGTCTCGGGGTCGCCGTGGCCGGAGGCTGGCTGGCCGGCTACTGGCTCGGCGGGGGCTTGCCGGGCATCTTCGCGGCCATGGCCATCGCTCTCATCGTCTTCGGAAGCACGATCGCCGCCGCCGTCAAGCTCGGGGCGTGGCGCTAGGAGGAGTGCGGATGCCCAAGATGCTCGATCTCATCAGGATGGTCCAGCGGGGAGAGCTGCCGCCACCCCCCATCGCCACGCTCATCGGCTTCACCATCAGGTCCATCGAGCCCGGTCATGCCGTCATGGAGATGGAAGCGGGGCCGCAGCACGCCAATCCCATGGGTACCCTCCACGGCGGAGTCCTCTGCGACCTGGCCGATGCCGCCATGGGCATGGCCTACGCCTCCGCTCTCGACGAGGGCGAGACCTTCACCACGCTCGAGCTCAAGATCAATTTCCTCAAGCCCGTGTGGACGGGACGGCTGGCGGCCACGGGGCGGGTCGTGAAGGGCGGCCACACGGTGGGCCTCGTCGAGTGCGATGTCCATGACGACAAGGACCGGCTGGTGGCGCGCGCCTCCAGCACCTGCATGACGCTCAGAGGACCGCAGGGGGAGGGACGCTGAGATGAGCATCCGCGCCATCTTCGGGCTTCAGGTCTTGATGAGCTTCGTCGGCTACATCCTCATCGCGCGCTTCTACGTGGCGCCGCGGCTGTCGGCCCTGCCCCTTCGGGTCGCCCTCATCCCGCTCCTGCTCCTCCACGCCTTCCGCCATCTCGGCATGGTGTTCCTGGTGCCGACCGTGGTGGGGCCCGCCTTGCCGGCGGCCTTCGCGGTGCCCGCCGCCTACGGCGATCTCCTCGCGGCGCTCCTCGCCCTCCTTGCCATCGCGGCCCTGCGCATGGAATGGTCTTCCGCCATCGCCCTCGTCTGGATCTTCAATGTGGTGGGAACGCTCGATCTCATCAATGCCTTCTATCGAGGGCTACGGAACAATGTGCTACTGGGCGCCGCCTACTACATTCCGACCTTCGCGGTGCCCGCCCTCTTCGTGACCCACGCCATGATCTTCGCCATGCTCATCCGGCGCGCGCGCTGAGGCGCCCGCTCGAATTGCCTCGGGCGTCTCGCCTGTGAAATACTCGGGCGCATGAGCCGCGCCCGCGCCGTCCTCGGCACCGCCTGCGGCACGCATTTCATCCACGACGGCTTCTCCGACATCCTCTACGTTCTCCTGCCCGTGTGGGCGCGCGAGTTCGGCCTCAACTTCGCCCAGGTCGGGCTCCTCCGCACGCTCTACAGCGGGGGCATGGCCGCCTTCCAGATCCCCGCGGGGCTGCTCGCCGAGCGATGGGGCGAGGCGCGGCTCCTCGCGGCGGGCACCGCCGTGACCGCGCTCGGCTTCGTGGCCGCGGGCTTCTCCGGAAGCTTCCTCGCCCTCCTCTGCTGCTTGATCGCGGCCGGCCTCGGCTCGGGTGTGCAGCATCCGCTCTCCTCTTCGCTCGTCTCCGAGGCCTACGAGTCCGGTCGCCGTCGCATCGCCCTCGGCACCTACAACTTCTCCGGCGATCTCGGCAAGGTCGTGGTGCCCGCCTCCGTCGCGGTGGCCGTGCCGTGGATGGGCTGGCGCGGCGCCGTCGAGGCGTATGCGGCGGTGGGATTGCTGGCGGCCGCCGTGGTCCTGGTCCTGCTCTTTCGTCTGGGCGCGGGTTGGGCGCCCGTCATCAGCGCGGACACGCCTCGCGGGGGATCGGACTGGGGCATTCGAGACGTGCGCGGCTTTCAGGCCCTCTCGGCCATCCAGATCATCGACAACTCGACCCGGAGCGGCTTTCTGACCTTCCTTCCCTTCTTGCTGATCGCCAAGGGCTCAACGGTGCAGGCGGTCGGGCTCGCCCTCATGCTGGTCTTCGCGGGCGGCGCGGTGGGCAAGTTCGCCTGCGGGGCGTTGGCCGAGCGTCTCGGCGTGATCCGCACCGTCATCATCACCGAGGTGGCCACGGGCGCGGCCATCCTGATGCTGCTGACCCTACCCCTCGGCCCGTCGCTCATCCTGCTGCCTCCGCTGGGGGTGGCTCTCAACGGCACCTCCTCGGTGCTGTACGGCACCGTGGCCGACCTCGTGACAAGCGACCGGCGCGCGCGGGGCTACGGCATCTTCTACACGCTGGGCGTCGGCGCCTCCGCGCTGGCGCCTTTCGCCTACGGGCTCGTGAGCGACTGGGGTGGTGTGCCGCTGGCCTTGGGCCTGGTGGGCTCCATGGTCTTCCTCACCCTTCCCCTCACCCTCGCGCTTCGCCGCCCGCTCGCCACGGCAACCGTCTGAGGAGGCTGGCGCGATGGAATACCTGCTCGTGAAATTCCCGCGGCCGCGCCGCGTCAAGGTCGACGACGAGTTCAACGGCCGCACGGGCGAGGTCATCGAGCTCGAGGCCGGCAACCACGTCGTCTCCCTCGGTCCGCCGGCCAACTTCACGCCCGACGAGCAGCGCATCGTCCTCAAGAACACGTCCGAGCTGGACCCGCGGGAGATCAGCTTTGAGCTCGACGAGTAGGCGCCCTCGGGCCAGCCTGCTCGCCCTCTGCCTCGTCCTCGCGGGGTGTGCCCACTACGTCGTCAATGACCCGCTGCCCGGGGCGCGGACGGGGGCGGGGTATCGGTTCGACGCCACGGAGACCGCGTCGAACACGAACTCGCTTTTCGTCTGCCTCGTCTTCACCGGAGGCGGCACGCGCGCGGCCGCCCTCTCCTATGGCGTGCTGGACATGCTGCGGAATACGCGGATCGTCTGGAAGGGAGTGGAGAAGAGCCTCCTGCAGGAGGTGGACTGCATCTCGTCCATCTCCGGCGGATCCTTCACGGCCGCATACTATGGTCTCTTCGGGGACCGCATCTTCACGGACTTCCGCTCACGCTTCCTC
This window encodes:
- a CDS encoding PaaI family thioesterase, whose translation is MPKMLDLIRMVQRGELPPPPIATLIGFTIRSIEPGHAVMEMEAGPQHANPMGTLHGGVLCDLADAAMGMAYASALDEGETFTTLELKINFLKPVWTGRLAATGRVVKGGHTVGLVECDVHDDKDRLVARASSTCMTLRGPQGEGR
- a CDS encoding helix-turn-helix domain-containing protein — translated: MPKIYGQRCPVAKTLEIVGDRWTLLMVRDLLGGTRRFQDLQASLPGIAPNILSDRLKLMEEHGLVTRRFYSDHPPRAEYDLTDKGKELGVVVGALAAWGARHVYKRARLVHADSGREVRLGYFRADTGERVPGSSIRLSRGSSGTRRRRG
- a CDS encoding MFS transporter yields the protein MSRARAVLGTACGTHFIHDGFSDILYVLLPVWAREFGLNFAQVGLLRTLYSGGMAAFQIPAGLLAERWGEARLLAAGTAVTALGFVAAGFSGSFLALLCCLIAAGLGSGVQHPLSSSLVSEAYESGRRRIALGTYNFSGDLGKVVVPASVAVAVPWMGWRGAVEAYAAVGLLAAAVVLVLLFRLGAGWAPVISADTPRGGSDWGIRDVRGFQALSAIQIIDNSTRSGFLTFLPFLLIAKGSTVQAVGLALMLVFAGGAVGKFACGALAERLGVIRTVIITEVATGAAILMLLTLPLGPSLILLPPLGVALNGTSSVLYGTVADLVTSDRRARGYGIFYTLGVGASALAPFAYGLVSDWGGVPLALGLVGSMVFLTLPLTLALRRPLATATV
- a CDS encoding MATE family efflux transporter, with protein sequence MSPTAAAAPFSSSMSARTRQLLEDPVAPTLLRLAAPNVLVMVLQAVLTTLDAVFVGWLGSAALAGVSLVYPLVMLMQTMSAGGMGGGVASAVARALGAGRRAEAQALAAHAVLIALVMAALFTGGLLLGGPWIYRAMGGTSETLEAAVTYSHVVFGGAVVYWLVNTLSSIVRGTGTMALPAAIMAGSAVIYLALAPALVLGWGPFPRLGIAGTAAANVAAFGTAALVLVIYLCSPRSAVRLSFRGLRLRREHFWEILRVGAPGSLNTILTNLTVVLMTGLVGPFGTAALAGYGMGARLEYLQIPLVFGMGSALVAMVGTNVGAGQLARAERIAWTGAGLAAAATASIGLLAAAFPRAWLGLFTSDPHVQAVGATYLLIVGPTYGFFGLGLALYFASQGAGRLAWPLTGGFLRLGVAVAGGWLAGYWLGGGLPGIFAAMAIALIVFGSTIAAAVKLGAWR
- a CDS encoding indolepyruvate ferredoxin oxidoreductase subunit alpha; the encoded protein is MERSFAEEVKQLGFGQGQVLRGEGILAITKALLQSGVSYVGGYPGAPVSHLLDVMADANEPLLKPMGVYLDASASEAAAAALLGASINYPMRGAVTWKSIVGTNVAADALSNLASSGVIGGALIVVGEDYGAGASVIQERTHAFALKSSLCLFDPRPSLQNFARVVEEGFGLSEASNLPSVISLRIRAAHMRGTLVCKDNVRPAISMRDRLTRHSFDYARLSHPPSTYAQEAQKFDKRLPAARRYVVEHALNEVIPGEDKELGIILQGGLTPTVLRALELLGQADVFGGTRVPVLVLNVIHPLVPEQLLDFLEGKRRVLVLEEGMPNFIEQEIKALAYDRGLSVRIAGKETVAAQDEFVPEVVLAALARFLGRDAESRRAALSGHVGRGRALLETALPKRPPAFCTGCPERPVFSALKIAQRELGETHVAADIGCHAFATLPPFNQGNTILGYGLGLASSNAVAPNFGKRVISILGDGGFWHSGLTTGVANAVFNKQDSVLVILENFYTSATGQQHNPSTGKNPQGERVRMSIAETIRSLGVPWMRIVNPYRVGETLETVKEAMTTAAGGLKVIIARAECQLERQRRVKPRTAARLKAGGRVVTPRFGVDPDVCTGDKSCMRFNGCPSLTLKDNPDPLREDPVAHVDQTCVGCGLCGEVAHAAVLCPSFFETRVVHNPRRWERALDGARRWVIGRLQTA
- a CDS encoding alpha/beta fold hydrolase encodes the protein MPHSTSRDGVRIYFEEHGRGEPVLLAYGIGGNAGMWEPNIRALSASHRLILWEPRGHARSDSPEDPRQVTFGHWVGDLHDLMDHLSLERATVGGLSLGGGIATRFTLAHPDRVRALVIVSSSSACGLPLSVENIVMRAKSIEVTLKGGMDAMANFAIESNPNVAGRLKLDPSARKEIFEYYRMLTPIGYANALRALLQMDYITERLGEIEVPTLLVCGDQDLSLGPMREIQKRIPQAKFALLAPASHFANRDQPEAFNLAVVEFLTSLG